A window from Triticum aestivum cultivar Chinese Spring chromosome 6D, IWGSC CS RefSeq v2.1, whole genome shotgun sequence encodes these proteins:
- the LOC123143763 gene encoding uncharacterized protein yields MPIFCTTNSFGTSPIRTRPRFRSSIFLPHPKPPYSAATPTRAAATPPTSPPMATAASGPQLLEPGQRRRRPMCAVCTKPLRVCLCGRLRGPPLDTAVGVTVLQHPTEARHPLSSVRVARLGLRNLAVTQVADVAHRASFLLTTNLGLGGGETENAEAGAAIGEAWTVETMDKCSIAYTEKQLRIDIERGVGANPKIRWPSRSSPLAKLAVSNGFTVTKTQKNKPARSTGEEASPSPELQHEFTIAIPPHSALLFPCQRATTIDAASDCQVLVKHLIVLDGTWAKAHRMYHENPWLQLVPHVKVEADRVSLYGEVRHEPKAGCMSTIESIVVAMKELGEDETGLDRVLAVFESMIAEQRRCKDENWKPKLKS; encoded by the coding sequence ATGCCGATCTTCTGCACTACTAATTCTTTTGGAACTTCGCCAATCCGAACGCGGCCTCGGTTCAGATCCTCCATTTTCCTACCGCATCCAAAGCCCCCCTACTCGGCCGCCACCCCCACCAGAGCAGCAGCGACACCGCCCACCTCGCCGcccatggccacggcggcgagcgGCCCGCAGCTCCTGGAGCcgggccagcgccgccgccgccccatgtGCGCCGTCTGCACGAAGCCCCTGCGCGTCTGCCTCTGCGGCCGCCTCCGCGGGCCCCCGCTGGACACCGCCGTGGGCGTCACCGTGCTGCAGCACCCCACGGAGGCCCGGCACCCGCTCAGCTCCGTCCgcgtcgcccgcctcggcctccGCAACCTCGCCGTCACCCAGGTCGCCGACGTCGCCCACCGCGCCAGCTTCCTCCTCACGACGAATCTTGGACTTGGCGGCGGAGAAACTGAAAATGCCGAAGCCGGTGCCGCCATTGGAGAAGCTTGGACGGTGGAAACCATGGACAAGTGCTCCATCGCTTACACGGAGAAACAGCTCCGGATCGACATCGAGCGCGGCGTCGGCGCGAACCCCAAGATCAGATGGCCGTCAAGAAGTTCTCCTCTTGCCAAACTCGCCGTCTCCAACGGCTTCACCGTGACGAAGACACAGAAGAACAAGCCCGCACGTAGCACAGGCGAAGaagcctcgccgtcgccggagctccAACATGAGTTCACCATCGCCATACCGCCGCACTCGGCCCTGCTGTTCCCATGCCAGCGCGCGACCACCATCGACGCAGCTTCAGACTGTCAGGTACTGGTGAAACATCTGATCGTGCTGGATGGCACCTGGGCGAAGGCACACCGGATGTACCACGAGAACCCATGGCTGCAGCTCGTGCCGCACGTGAAGGTGGAAGCAGATAGGGTCAGCCTGTACGGCGAGGTGAGGCATGAGCCCAAGGCCGGGTGCATGTCGACCATCGAGAGCATCGTCGTCGCCATGAAGGAGCTCGGGGAGGACGAGACGGGGTTGGATCGTGTCCTGGCCGTCTTCGAGTCGATGATCGCCGAGCAGCGGCGCTGCAAGGATGAGAACTGGAAACCAAAGCTCAAGTCATAG